The proteins below come from a single Candidatus Cloacimonadota bacterium genomic window:
- a CDS encoding radical SAM protein, which yields MKIKHIFVTKSALNDQITHKILDFHSDCETQLLNNSKDINKIPKSFHPKQTLLLAQSKGDIVKGCPGTSSDYLCCRYQIINQTINCPLNCTYCILQFYLNQPATIIYTDFDNIFSELSAKLDKQKNRFIRIGTGELGDSLALYGSRLFAEKAIKYFADRTNVLFEIKSKITNIDKLIKIHHANHTVFSWSLNPTEIVKAEETNTASIEERLSAAKKAQEAGFLVGFHFDPIFAHPDWKKIYGNLIDKLYSIINPDRIVWISMGSLRFPPEMKEKINRHYPHTKIIYGEMLRGHDGKMRYARPVRVPIYKFIYKKLSEIANPPFIYFCMENKTVWQEVMGFSPKDNAELDWMFAESIFRRFDIINREPLIEDYEQVLNLDGKEF from the coding sequence ATGAAAATAAAACATATTTTTGTAACAAAATCCGCTTTAAACGATCAAATAACTCATAAAATTTTGGATTTTCATTCAGATTGCGAGACGCAACTTCTAAATAATTCCAAAGATATAAATAAGATTCCAAAATCGTTTCATCCCAAGCAAACCCTTTTACTTGCTCAATCCAAAGGAGATATTGTAAAAGGATGTCCCGGGACATCATCGGATTATCTCTGTTGTAGATATCAAATTATTAATCAAACAATCAACTGCCCCCTAAATTGCACCTATTGCATTCTTCAATTTTATCTTAATCAACCTGCTACGATAATTTATACGGATTTTGATAACATTTTTTCTGAACTGAGCGCAAAATTAGACAAGCAAAAAAATCGTTTCATCCGAATTGGAACCGGCGAATTGGGTGACAGTTTGGCATTGTATGGTTCGCGTCTTTTTGCCGAAAAAGCGATAAAATATTTTGCAGACAGAACCAATGTACTTTTTGAAATTAAATCCAAAATTACGAATATTGATAAACTGATAAAAATTCACCATGCAAATCATACGGTTTTCTCTTGGTCGCTTAATCCTACAGAAATTGTTAAAGCTGAGGAGACTAATACTGCCAGCATTGAGGAAAGACTTTCTGCAGCAAAGAAAGCCCAAGAAGCCGGATTCTTAGTAGGTTTCCATTTTGATCCGATCTTTGCCCACCCGGATTGGAAAAAGATTTATGGAAATCTCATAGATAAACTTTACTCAATTATTAATCCGGATAGAATTGTTTGGATCAGTATGGGATCATTGCGATTTCCTCCTGAAATGAAAGAAAAAATCAATCGACATTATCCGCACACGAAAATTATTTACGGAGAAATGTTGCGGGGACATGACGGTAAAATGCGATATGCCAGACCAGTCCGTGTTCCAATATATAAATTTATTTATAAAAAACTTTCTGAAATAGCAAACCCACCTTTTATCTATTTTTGTATGGAAAATAAAACAGTTTGGCAAGAAGTTATGGGATTTTCCCCTAAGGATAACGCTGAATTAGATTGGATGTTTGCAGAAAGTATTTTTCGCAGGTTCGATATCATCAACCGTGAACCGTTAATAGAGGATTACGAGCAAGTACTCAATCTGGATGGCAAAGAATTCTA